The proteins below are encoded in one region of Synergistaceae bacterium:
- a CDS encoding BrnA antitoxin family protein: MGSRLPEIDDDGEVGDLSGVDPALFKPFSELPPSLQTKLRDRPRSAFPKQAVKICLDADILAALRASGEGWQTRINDALCASLALSGKVPLLVGVPQTVRRDIGPADGVKTCRLGERSETRQAPVPAWSAVNR; the protein is encoded by the coding sequence ATGGGTTCCCGCTTGCCAGAGATTGACGATGATGGAGAAGTTGGCGATTTGTCCGGGGTTGATCCGGCGCTGTTCAAACCCTTCAGCGAATTGCCGCCTTCCTTGCAAACCAAGCTGCGCGACCGCCCGCGTTCCGCGTTCCCCAAGCAGGCGGTAAAAATCTGCCTGGACGCGGACATTCTTGCCGCGCTCCGGGCGAGCGGGGAGGGATGGCAAACGCGGATCAACGACGCCCTGTGCGCTTCGCTCGCCCTTTCCGGGAAAGTGCCTTTGTTAGTCGGTGTGCCGCAGACTGTCCGGCGCGACATAGGCCCCGCTGACGGTGTCAAAACGTGTAGGTTGGGTGAGCGAAGTGAAACTCGACAAGCGCCCGTTCCGGCGTGGAGCGCCGTAAATCGATGA
- a CDS encoding BrnT family toxin, whose protein sequence is MSFDPDKNERNLRERALPPERAAEFDFETAKLYQDRRNDYPEVRIVAIGYLDHRLHVLVFCETLTGIRVISFRKANAREGARHGFPLARD, encoded by the coding sequence ATCAGCTTCGACCCGGACAAGAACGAACGGAACCTTCGTGAACGCGCTTTGCCGCCCGAACGGGCGGCGGAATTCGATTTTGAGACGGCGAAGCTGTACCAGGACAGGCGCAATGACTATCCCGAAGTCCGTATTGTCGCCATAGGGTATCTGGATCATCGGTTGCACGTGTTGGTATTTTGCGAGACGCTGACTGGTATTCGGGTCATCAGTTTTCGCAAAGCCAACGCCAGAGAAGGAGCAAGACATGGGTTCCCGCTTGCCAGAGATTGA